The window GGTCTGCGCTTATTTGGAGAAGGAAGAGTAGGCATCGGATGCGGAAGGTCGATAGGAGAGTTAAGGCAATGAATTACGAGCTTGAGTTCAAGAAAGGTGAGGAGGGTGATGCAGTTGGGAAAATTGACCAGGGAAAGACTACTGTCATGATCAGGCATCTGCCTAATAAATTAAAGTGCGTACGTATAACTCTACTTGTCCTATCTTcaatgttttgttttttttttccaaaaaaaaaaaagaaagaacaaatcaaTCTTGGATCGTAGGAAGGCGAATTTGCTGAGCTTGTTGGATAAACACTGCGTGGAGGAGAACCAGAAGATAGCGAAGGATGCTGAAGAGGATAATGGGAAGCTTTCAGAGTTTGACTTTTTGTATCTGCCGATGGATTTCAAGTGAGTGTCTATTTTATGTCTGTCTAATGTTTGCCTTTATGTTTAAGAGGGGAGTTGTAACATAGGACCGGAAGCAACCTTGGTTACGCCTTCGTGAATTTCACCAGTGCAATTGGCGCCTGCAGACTCTACGATTTCCTGCACAACTTCGACTGGAAATCGGTTGGATCCTGCAAGAAATGCGCCGTGGTCTACGCGAGAATTCAGGTCTCATTTACCTGTGTCCACCATCAAAGGTGCAGCTCCGAATGTGTATAATGCATTTTTATTGcaatttgtgtgtgtgtgtgtgtagggTTTGAGGGCATTGCAGAAGCACTTCCAGAGCTCGACTTTTGTGTGCCAAAGCGACGAGTTTCTTCCGGTGTTCTTTGCGCCACCGCGCGATGGCGTGAACGAGACAGAGCAGCGGTGCGTCGGCAAGCGTTTGCCGCTGACACCACGCTAGCGCCGCTGCACTAGACGTGAGGAAACCGATGATGCAGGGCTTAAAGAGCCTACTAGTTTACGTCGTCTTTACGTGAAAAAAATGTATCTCTAGGGTTTGGTGTCTgcctctctctctttctttctctcactGTTATCCTTCAAGGAGAGCTAAAAAGGGAGAGAGCGGTTTGGGCCAATGCTAATTGCTAAAAGTTCTTGTAAGGATCATCTTTTGCCTAGCCTAGATATGTATGACTTTGGACCGGTCTCTGTTCAGTAAAATTGTAATTCTGGTTAAACGCTTTCACATCTCTGTTAAAGCATGCTGCATGGTTTTAacccaaagaggaagaagataaaaAAGGAGGGCTTGGATTAAGCTGTGTGCATAATGAAGACAGATTTCATAAGCGTATCAACATTGTAGGAATGATCATGACTTTCACTGAGAAATGTAAATTCTCTGAACTCATCCGACCGATCCGGGAGGGGGACAAAAAGGCTTGAAAGTGTAATGAAATGATGGAGTTGAAAGTGAGGCACAGATCATACTACTAATTATCTTCTACTGCTGCTGTCTACTGGTGCAGGCAGTGGAGTGCACAAAGGACATACTTCCTTGAATGGGATGGGAAAGGAATTAATGAGGGAGTGGACAGGCGAGATCCATGACCTAATGGCTATGGGGGAGGATGAGGAGGGATATAGTGATAGCATGTATATATGCGCTAGAGAACGCCTGAACAGAAGTGGCCACGCTCCATCATATCTTTCTGCTTTGCTGTTGCATTATACTGATTGATTCGTGATCGGACGTGATCCGACGTGCCATGCATTAAATGCATGGAGAGGCAAGGCCATGCCATGCAGAGCCCCATGCCACTCTACTCTCTGCTCGGCTAGTAGCCGTTTAGAGGGCTAGGAAAAGCAAGCAAAGCAAATCAGCTGCGAAACATGCTCTGTGCAGCCTGCCAGCTTGCCTACTTCCATGTCATTTGTCTTGTTAGATCTTCTGCATCGATCAGAGTATTTTGTTTACGAGTTTAATACGGAGTTTAATCATTGTGCAGCGTTTGAGAAGATCAGATCGTGTTTCTGAGTTCCAAGGCTGCGAGTCGAGAGATTTGGGAAATGAATGAGATAAAATAAGTTCAATAACTTATTTTATTAATAAGTTATTGACAGTAATTACCTAAGAATAAAgacaagataaaaaaatattttgttaagttTTTTTAAGTATTTAATCACTTAGATATAAATATTTATAGTTCATACTCTTAAATACAACTCAATAAACAACTGGACTCATTTTTTGGTGAAGTAGTTAACATAAACTAAACAAAGactaaatattatttaattctaatataatttcAAGTAGATAGATTGAGTGTACGACAAGATGCAGTTGTAGTTCCAAGTATTGTAATTCTAAAAAAGTGTGGTTTCAAGAATCAACTTTAATCTCCATCAATCCCTCTTAAcgtgattttttagaaatttgtaTCACCGCCATAACTTGATTTAGATCTTTGTGAAATTAAGGAACTATTTTTTTTCGAAGAATAAACCCAAATCTAATATTAAGTTTAcatattttaaaatcttctttgtAGTTTTCAAGTAAGGCTGCCGTGGAGATTGCATAAATCTAGTGACATAGTCAATTGAAAAAACAATATCTAACCTTATAGTTAGATATAAAAGACTTCCAACAAGAACAGAAAAAGATGTAGGATCTGAGAGGAGTGATCCTTCATCGCATCGTAGCTTTATATTTGGATCAAAAGGAATataatatcatttgctttgatttAATCCAAACCACTCAAGTAACTTTTTGGAATAATCTTGTTGCTTAATAAAAATTCCATTGTCCATACTCGTTACTTCTCAATCAAGAAAATGACGCAACTCTCTCAGTTTCTTGATGCCAAATCTTATAGTAAGATCTGAAGTTGTTCAATTTTCATGTTGTCATTTCctattattatcatatcatttacATATAGAAGAACAAttatatgtagattttctttctttttcactAATAAAATGGAGTCTAAATCTGCCAAAAAATTGTAGGTATTGCGAAATTTTTTCATACCACACGTGTGGAGCTTGTTTGAACCCATAAAAAGTTTTCTTAAGTTTGCAACTATATTAAAGATGCAAGCCAAACACATAATCTGGTAGTTGATCTATGTAAATGTCTTTATCAAGCTCTCCACACAAGAAAACATTCTTTACATTAAATTGTCATAATTTTCAATCATAAAGAATCACTATATGACCTGAAATCAGGTAGGGTCAAAAGTTTCTTCATAATCTTTACCATATTTTTTAGAAAACCATTGAGCAATTAACTTATTTATGCTACGATCAACTTTATTCTTGATTTTATATACCCATTTGCAAGAAATAGTTTATGCATTTGAACAACCCTCCAAGTTTGATTTGTCTTAAGAGCATCTATTTCGGCATCCATGGTAAGCTCTCATTAATTCTTTGTTTCTTTTGTGCTTCTTCAAATGTAAAAGGTTCTTCATCATTAATTGAACCTTCAAAGAAACAAAGAGTAGGTGTTAATGAAAATTTCATCTTTGTAACAAGTTGTCTTAATAATAATAGTGATACCACTTAGCCTTTGTGAGTTAGCACCTCTAGCGAATCATTTGTTTCTTGAAAGTGAGTCTATTGAGAATTTGGGCTCGCCTTTCACTTTGCTCCTCAATAATTAATCAAGATGAGTTGATTGAATGAGAAGAATCATTAGGCAGCTACTATTTATTGGACTTtgtaaggttataaatatagtttcatattaaaaatacatGTGAAAGATCATATATTTATAAGGATATAAGATATCTTCATTAGTATGAGGTATTTTAGATAGtgtccaaaaataaaatcatgagggcttgaCCTAAAGTGGACGATATCATATAATTgtagagatatttaaatttttttggtcATAATAATTGATGTCAGAGCTCAGAAGGTTTAATCGCCGACTGCGCATAAGAGGTATGGTCTAATCGAGCCATGtgagctaggcaaggaagtcctaatagATTGATTGGATCGAGAGATATGAAGACTTGGTTGGTCGAAGGTTGAGGAGGGTTGTTGGAAACATAATCTCAAATTAAAAACATATAAGAAAGATAAtgaatttataaaagaaagatatttttattaataCGAGGATTTTAATAATATATAAGGATAATTCATCAAAAGATAACATCTCTCAAAACAATAATTAGATGAGATTTAGGACATGCATTTTCAAACTTTTTTTTCTTTGACATGTAGCTTGCTTCTTTGAGATTTTGACACATGACTACTATAACAATAGAGCCAAAAACCTTTAAATATTTAACATTAGACTTTTCTCCCAACCTCAATGCATAAGGTGACTTCGCATTAATTAGAAAAGAGACATTCTATTAATCACATTTCAGCCCACAAAACTTTTAGTAGATTTTGGTAAATAACCAACTCTTGTAAGTCATCTTTGTTAAATATTTGCTCTTCCTTTATGCTGCaccattttattttagtatctcaACACAAGTGAGTTCTATATTAAAGTCATTCTGATAAACAGAAGAATAAAAACTATTTTGCAATAATAAACTCACCACCATTAtcaatttgtaattttttttttttttgaaattaagttttcctTCAACTATTTCTTTGAATTCCACAAACATAGTAAAAACTTCTTATTTGTGTTTTATAAAATAGACTCGTGTGAATCTACTATAATcattaataaaaattagcatatATGAATATCTTGAAAACAAAGGAGTTCTAATTGGTCTCATTAAATTACTATGAATGAGTTCCAATGGACTTTGCCACCGTAAAGTTGATTTGTCCTAATTGACATCTTTGACATACTTCTGCTTCCGAAAAATTAGTTAAGTAGATAACCCTTTTATTAGATTCAGTTTCACCAAAGCATTTAATTTTTCCATGCTAAAATGTTCCAACCTATCATGCCATATATGTGCATTTTAGATGTAACTTATTTTCTTAATATATGAACTAACAGTAGATAAGATGAATAATTCCTTAACTTTCTTGCCAATATGAATAACATATGCCTTGAGCTTTTTAATATTTCGAAGAAACTTCACATCTTGGGGGGCCAAAAAGCAAAAGTTTATTCTAAACATATATTCTTAGTCTTTAGAAAATACTTTGAAACGTAAAGATTGGCTTGTGTAATATTTGCAAGTTCATTCTCAAAAATTTGTAGCCAAGCTTCGTCTTTTTTATTGAATAACTTATCAAGAGTTTGTTAAAATTTATGAGATGATTTAGACTGCATAATATGATTGAACAATCCATAAGAGATTATAAGTCCTCCAGTTGGATTGGTTCAATAGCTCCATATCAAGTCCACTAACATGCCCACTTGAATCCATTTTTGAGGCACCGATCGAATACTCTACCAAGAGATCTTATCAAAAGAAAAATTGGAGGAAGACAACCAAAGAAATAATTGACTCAAAAAATGAAGacaagataaaataaataaatatatatattttactatGAAAAATAATTGAGGAATTAATCACTTAGATACAAATGCTTTAAATTCGCCCTTACTTGCAACTTAAAAGAATAATCTAGACTCACTTAATCATTGAAAATTTAAACTGTGAAAAGATTAAAGACTATTTAATTCTATATAGTTTCAAGTAGATAGTTTGAGTTTACAACAAGATGTAGTTGTAGTTCCATGTAATTAACTTTGATTTCCAACAAGTTGCAATTCAAAAAAATTGTTGTTTTAATAATCAACTTTAACTTCCAGCAAGCATATGTAAACAAACACATACCATTCAATCACATGAGGTGTTTATATTGTTCAGCAGTATTCCGAACTCTTATTTTATGGCCTATGATTCATTAGTAAACCACTCTGAAAAAAGCTGAATTTTCTCCTACTCGATTGAGTATCGAAAgtggagaaatctcttacaagATCACAATAACAATAGAGCACTATAAGAAAACTTAATACCAAGAACAAGACTTCTGACAAAGTTTTAACTA is drawn from Zingiber officinale cultivar Zhangliang chromosome 1B, Zo_v1.1, whole genome shotgun sequence and contains these coding sequences:
- the LOC122008812 gene encoding protein terminal ear1 homolog, whose protein sequence is MANLNPHAAVYVPVRNYTPIYGYSPPLAPPNRLLVVLCNGVPYNFELCLQSYHPPLPLLPPPPPVFNAYYKPSPPSVVHLPKATLTLIDQAEEAMKPLEQFCITDQGNVGEEVGEENIEAACKGMPTRSALIWRRKSRHRMRKVDRRVKAMNYELEFKKGEEGDAVGKIDQGKTTVMIRHLPNKLKKANLLSLLDKHCVEENQKIAKDAEEDNGKLSEFDFLYLPMDFKTGSNLGYAFVNFTSAIGACRLYDFLHNFDWKSVGSCKKCAVVYARIQGLRALQKHFQSSTFVCQSDEFLPVFFAPPRDGVNETEQRCVGKRLPLTPR